One window of Phragmitibacter flavus genomic DNA carries:
- a CDS encoding alpha/beta hydrolase gives MTRFALILVMLLSLPLPAISLAEEPTGPALGNPAPPPQQPRAAWQAITLNADDQPAFPRPPTGWDTAREGIPHGKLELIEYDSTTVGTRRKMNVYTPPGYSADAKSTIKLPVLYLLHGIGGDATEWSRFAQPNVLLDNLLADRKAVPMIIVMPNGRAQKDDRPTGDVFQHAPAFTVFEQDLLNDIIPTIEKRYHTRTDQPHRAIAGLSMGGGQALNIGLGHPDKFAWIGGFSSAPNTKKSADLLPDPSAAKQLKLLWLSCGNRDGLFHISQNVHARLKQYQVPHVWHVTDHAHDAEEWKQALYHFLQQLTFPFPAE, from the coding sequence ATGACGCGTTTCGCCCTCATCCTCGTGATGCTTCTTTCTCTTCCCCTGCCAGCCATCTCCCTGGCCGAGGAACCCACCGGCCCGGCATTGGGCAACCCAGCACCTCCTCCCCAGCAACCCCGCGCGGCCTGGCAGGCCATCACCCTCAACGCCGACGACCAACCCGCCTTCCCGAGACCTCCGACAGGCTGGGACACCGCCCGCGAAGGCATTCCGCATGGCAAACTGGAGCTCATCGAATATGATTCCACCACGGTCGGCACCCGGCGCAAAATGAATGTCTATACCCCGCCAGGCTATTCAGCGGATGCAAAATCAACAATCAAACTGCCAGTCCTCTACCTCCTTCACGGCATCGGCGGCGACGCAACCGAGTGGTCAAGATTTGCCCAACCGAATGTGCTGCTCGACAACCTCCTTGCCGACCGCAAAGCCGTCCCCATGATCATCGTCATGCCCAACGGTCGGGCGCAAAAAGATGACCGGCCAACTGGCGACGTCTTCCAACACGCGCCCGCCTTCACCGTATTCGAGCAGGACCTCTTGAACGACATCATCCCCACCATTGAAAAGCGCTACCACACGCGCACCGACCAACCACATCGCGCCATTGCTGGCCTCTCCATGGGCGGCGGACAAGCCCTGAACATCGGACTCGGCCATCCCGACAAATTTGCCTGGATCGGAGGATTCTCTTCCGCCCCCAACACCAAAAAATCCGCCGATCTATTGCCCGATCCCTCCGCCGCCAAGCAATTGAAACTTCTTTGGCTGTCATGCGGCAATCGCGACGGCCTTTTCCACATCAGCCAGAACGTCCACGCCCGACTAAAACAATACCAGGTTCCTCATGTATGGCATGTGACCGATCACGCACACGACGCCGAGGAATGGAAACAAGCCCTGTATCATTTTCTTCAGCAGCTGACCTTCCCCTTCCCAGCCGAATGA
- a CDS encoding ATP-binding protein gives MSRLQTLREALTHAPDNTALLLLYGHGCLDELHLDEALETFERILTLESDHIEAQICAARVMLLQGDTSGAAVRAERILQRDPVNTSAYLLLSRIHMMENNRAKALEFYNRAIEINSSATDPALEADLGRTQGKPALRDRIISTPIDVFEDEDTGELQQEFFDDPFEEAPISDWRPETFFAPGDSERFRVTFSDAGGMEALKEEIRLKIIYPLQHPELYKAYGRKTGGGILLYGPPGCGKTLLLRATAGEVSCNYFAVGIHEVFDPYYGSIERNLHQIFETARANSPCVLVFDEIDSLAPDRRTVRDTQMRNVVNQFLSELNGLRSDNHRILVIGATNAPWQLDPALRRPGRFDQAIFVPPPDHAARMEIIRLLAREKPLAKFDDNALAAATEGFSGADLHWVFNRAAELALADALHAKKTVPITMELLQTIAREHVPSSQAWMDGMKQHIPATTQDALYNEVRKFMQQTASKKP, from the coding sequence ATGTCACGTCTTCAAACCCTTCGCGAGGCCCTCACCCATGCTCCGGACAACACGGCCCTGCTGCTGTTGTATGGTCACGGGTGCCTGGATGAACTGCACCTGGATGAAGCCCTCGAGACCTTCGAACGCATCCTCACCCTTGAGTCCGACCACATCGAGGCGCAAATCTGCGCCGCCCGCGTCATGCTCCTCCAGGGTGACACCAGCGGGGCCGCCGTGCGCGCTGAGCGCATCCTGCAGCGCGATCCCGTCAACACCTCCGCCTATCTTCTCCTCAGTCGCATCCACATGATGGAGAACAACCGCGCCAAAGCGCTCGAGTTCTACAATCGCGCCATTGAGATCAACTCTTCCGCGACCGATCCCGCCCTTGAAGCCGACCTCGGTCGCACCCAGGGCAAACCTGCTTTGCGCGACCGCATCATCAGCACGCCCATCGACGTTTTCGAAGACGAAGACACCGGCGAACTCCAGCAGGAATTCTTCGACGATCCGTTTGAAGAGGCCCCGATCAGCGACTGGCGCCCCGAAACCTTCTTCGCCCCCGGCGACTCCGAGCGATTCCGCGTTACCTTCTCCGATGCCGGTGGCATGGAAGCCCTCAAGGAGGAAATCCGTCTCAAAATCATCTATCCCCTCCAGCATCCCGAGCTCTACAAAGCCTACGGACGCAAAACCGGCGGCGGCATTCTCCTCTATGGCCCTCCCGGCTGCGGCAAAACCCTCCTTCTCCGCGCCACTGCGGGAGAAGTCTCCTGCAACTACTTCGCCGTGGGCATCCACGAAGTCTTCGATCCCTACTACGGCAGCATCGAACGCAACCTCCATCAAATCTTCGAAACCGCCCGCGCCAACTCCCCCTGCGTTTTGGTGTTCGACGAAATCGATTCCCTCGCCCCTGACCGCCGCACCGTCCGCGACACCCAGATGCGCAATGTCGTGAACCAGTTCCTCAGCGAACTCAACGGCCTGCGCAGCGACAACCATCGCATCCTCGTCATCGGCGCCACCAACGCCCCCTGGCAGCTCGACCCCGCCCTGCGTCGCCCCGGTCGTTTCGATCAGGCCATCTTCGTGCCGCCACCCGACCACGCCGCGCGCATGGAAATCATCCGTCTGCTCGCCCGCGAAAAACCCCTGGCCAAATTCGACGACAACGCCCTTGCCGCCGCCACCGAAGGATTTTCCGGAGCCGACCTCCATTGGGTCTTCAACCGCGCCGCCGAGCTTGCGTTGGCCGACGCCCTGCACGCCAAAAAGACCGTCCCCATCACCATGGAGCTCCTGCAAACCATCGCCAGAGAGCATGTCCCTTCTTCACAAGCCTGGATGGACGGCATGAAGCAGCACATCCCTGCCACCACGCAAGACGCCCTCTACAACGAGGTCAGAAAATTCATGCAACAAACCGCCTCCAAAAAGCCCTGA
- a CDS encoding anthranilate synthase component II, which translates to MLLIIDNYDSFTYNLVQYFGEMGATMEIRRNDQTSLDEIEKLAPSHLCISPGPCTPLEAGLSNDIIKTFGSRIPTLGVCLGHQCIGHVFGGDVVRADRLMHGKVSSIKHTGTSVFAGMPANFEATRYHSLLVKRDTLPADLEITAVAADDESEIMGMRHRTLPIHGVQFHPESILTQDGKHLLKNFLEMHP; encoded by the coding sequence ATGCTCCTCATCATCGACAACTACGATTCCTTTACCTACAACCTCGTCCAATACTTCGGCGAGATGGGTGCCACCATGGAGATCCGTCGCAACGACCAGACTTCGCTGGACGAAATTGAAAAACTCGCCCCCAGCCACCTCTGCATCTCCCCGGGCCCCTGCACCCCGCTTGAGGCCGGACTGAGCAACGACATCATCAAAACCTTTGGCTCGCGCATTCCCACCCTCGGCGTCTGCCTCGGCCACCAGTGCATCGGCCACGTTTTCGGCGGCGATGTCGTCCGTGCCGACCGCCTCATGCACGGCAAAGTGTCTTCGATCAAACACACCGGCACCTCCGTTTTCGCCGGCATGCCCGCCAATTTCGAAGCCACCCGCTACCATTCCCTGCTCGTCAAACGCGACACCCTGCCCGCCGATCTCGAAATCACCGCCGTCGCTGCCGATGACGAATCCGAAATCATGGGCATGCGCCACCGCACCCTGCCCATCCACGGCGTCCAGTTTCACCCCGAATCCATTCTCACTCAGGACGGTAAACACTTGCTAAAGAATTTTCTGGAAATGCACCCCTAG
- a CDS encoding transposase: MRRSRLKAPKDWEVAYYHCVSRVVDRQFVLGDEEKAEFVSLMRLYERVCQVRVVTYCLMSNHFHMLVEVPKRPDAGMSEADLLNLIAGCHGKSRALLVAEHIRQFRAAGAHEAAQKVIDEWLTRMWDISQFMKTLKQRFTQWYNKRHGRRGTLWEDRYRSTLVEGDLNALAMVGAYIDLNPVRAALVKDPKDYRWCGYGAAVAGVKVAVRGIETLMKRADKTPPKGVKALALYRMAVYGAADTGDAKSRMIQSRLGRGAKGNRRGFVRKEVEMERERKGCLTRAEMLRCRVRYFVDGAVIGSRGFVDRVFEGQRDRFGTKRVDGARLMRGADFGGLCAMRDLRKAVFG; encoded by the coding sequence ATGCGGCGATCCAGACTCAAGGCTCCTAAGGATTGGGAGGTGGCCTACTACCACTGCGTTTCGCGTGTGGTTGATCGGCAGTTTGTGCTGGGAGATGAGGAAAAGGCGGAGTTCGTTTCGCTCATGCGGCTATACGAACGGGTTTGTCAGGTGCGAGTGGTCACTTATTGCCTCATGTCCAATCACTTCCATATGCTCGTTGAGGTGCCGAAGCGACCGGACGCTGGCATGTCTGAAGCAGATCTTCTAAACCTGATTGCGGGCTGCCATGGAAAATCACGGGCGCTCCTGGTGGCGGAACATATCCGGCAGTTTCGCGCGGCGGGGGCGCATGAGGCGGCACAGAAGGTGATCGATGAGTGGCTGACAAGGATGTGGGACATCAGCCAGTTCATGAAGACACTGAAACAACGCTTCACTCAATGGTATAACAAGCGGCACGGCCGCAGAGGAACGCTGTGGGAGGATCGTTATCGCAGCACGCTCGTGGAGGGTGATTTGAATGCGCTGGCGATGGTGGGGGCCTATATTGATTTGAACCCGGTGCGCGCCGCCTTGGTGAAGGATCCGAAGGACTACCGCTGGTGCGGATATGGGGCCGCCGTGGCAGGAGTGAAGGTGGCGGTGCGCGGGATTGAAACATTGATGAAACGCGCGGACAAGACGCCGCCGAAAGGGGTGAAGGCGCTGGCGCTGTATCGGATGGCGGTGTATGGAGCGGCGGATACCGGAGATGCGAAATCTCGCATGATTCAATCGAGATTGGGCAGGGGCGCGAAAGGCAACCGGCGTGGATTTGTTCGCAAGGAAGTCGAAATGGAACGTGAGCGGAAAGGATGTTTGACCCGGGCTGAGATGCTGCGGTGTCGGGTCAGGTATTTTGTTGATGGAGCGGTGATTGGGAGTCGTGGATTTGTAGATCGTGTGTTCGAGGGGCAACGTGACCGCTTTGGAACAAAGAGGGTGGATGGGGCGAGGCTGATGCGCGGAGCTGATTTCGGCGGTTTATGCGCCATGCGGGATCTTCGCAAAGCGGTCTTTGGCTGA
- a CDS encoding ABC transporter ATP-binding protein — translation MKRYPWRVGAGLAMAIAGTLLGYVFPGLTQWFLDDIIPNRKVSAIMGVSLLGLAAFGLRQVFYSIRTLANNAFELRMTYDLRSELHHKIQHLPLKWFDRQSTGDILTRMADDVPATQRIIIDSVDQGVPAVLQIVLTASVMFWLHPKLALITLLPVPFIIMGGWIYAKWVSPRATQAREAASGLNSILHDNVAGIRQIKSYTLEDETQQDFDKSSSHFRAQQTKLQKAWAVYGPGMGFFGDTGLILLMGFGSYWCIQEELSIGQLAQFLLFIGMLYEPMGRLHGINQTVQTGLASAKRIFEVLQTEGAEELEQGETLTNVRGEIRFEKVSFRYDENRPTLNNVSILIEPQQTVAIVGATGAGKSTLFQLLTRFYDPESGDIFLDGESITRFSKSSLRDSLGYVTQESYLFNQTIRENLKLGNPNATDEELWHALSQACASDFVQRMEGGLDAMVGERGGRLSGGEKQRISIARAFLKNAPILLLDEATSAVDNKSEKLIQQAIDQLRHNRTCLVIAHRLSTIINAHQIYVMKQGEVVAHGTHTQLLAENGYYAELAKLSFQEEKVKG, via the coding sequence ATGAAACGTTATCCCTGGCGGGTGGGTGCCGGACTGGCGATGGCCATCGCGGGCACTTTGCTGGGTTATGTGTTTCCCGGGCTCACGCAGTGGTTTCTGGATGACATCATACCCAACCGCAAGGTCTCTGCCATCATGGGCGTCTCGTTGCTGGGCTTGGCGGCGTTTGGATTGCGACAGGTTTTTTATTCGATCCGCACCCTGGCGAACAACGCGTTTGAATTGCGCATGACCTATGACCTGCGCAGTGAGTTGCATCACAAGATTCAGCATCTGCCGTTGAAGTGGTTTGACCGACAAAGCACCGGCGACATCCTCACCCGCATGGCGGATGATGTGCCGGCGACCCAACGCATCATCATCGACAGTGTGGATCAAGGCGTGCCGGCAGTGTTACAGATCGTGTTGACGGCATCGGTGATGTTCTGGTTGCATCCAAAACTGGCGCTGATCACCCTGTTGCCGGTGCCTTTTATCATCATGGGCGGCTGGATTTATGCCAAGTGGGTCTCACCTCGTGCGACCCAGGCTCGGGAAGCGGCCAGCGGGTTGAATTCGATTCTGCACGACAACGTGGCGGGCATCCGTCAGATCAAGAGCTACACGTTGGAGGACGAAACCCAGCAGGATTTTGACAAATCGAGCAGTCACTTCCGCGCGCAGCAAACCAAACTGCAAAAGGCGTGGGCGGTCTATGGACCCGGTATGGGATTTTTCGGGGACACCGGGCTGATTCTGCTGATGGGCTTCGGGTCCTACTGGTGCATTCAGGAAGAATTGAGCATTGGTCAGCTCGCCCAGTTTTTGCTGTTCATCGGCATGTTGTATGAACCGATGGGAAGACTTCACGGCATCAACCAGACGGTGCAAACCGGGCTCGCATCGGCGAAACGCATTTTTGAGGTGTTGCAGACCGAGGGGGCGGAGGAACTGGAGCAGGGCGAGACGCTAACAAACGTTCGCGGCGAGATCCGGTTTGAGAAAGTCAGTTTCCGTTATGATGAAAATCGTCCGACCTTGAACAACGTCAGCATTCTCATTGAGCCGCAACAAACCGTCGCGATTGTCGGCGCGACCGGCGCCGGGAAAAGCACCTTGTTTCAACTGCTCACCCGGTTTTATGACCCTGAGTCGGGCGACATTTTTCTGGATGGTGAATCGATCACCCGATTCAGCAAATCCAGCCTGCGCGACAGTCTGGGATATGTGACGCAGGAGAGTTATCTGTTTAATCAGACCATTCGCGAGAACCTGAAGCTCGGCAATCCGAACGCCACGGATGAAGAGTTATGGCATGCATTGAGTCAGGCATGTGCCAGCGATTTTGTGCAACGCATGGAAGGTGGACTGGATGCCATGGTCGGCGAGCGGGGTGGGAGGCTTAGCGGCGGTGAAAAACAGCGAATCTCCATCGCACGTGCTTTCCTGAAGAACGCCCCGATTCTGCTGCTCGATGAAGCCACCAGTGCGGTCGACAACAAGAGTGAGAAGCTCATCCAGCAAGCCATTGATCAGCTTCGCCACAATCGCACCTGTCTGGTGATCGCCCACCGGCTCAGCACCATCATCAACGCCCATCAGATTTATGTGATGAAACAAGGCGAAGTGGTGGCGCACGGCACCCATACGCAATTGTTGGCGGAGAATGGCTATTATGCCGAGTTGGCGAAACTCAGTTTCCAGGAAGAAAAGGTGAAGGGGTAG
- a CDS encoding toll/interleukin-1 receptor domain-containing protein yields the protein MSSVFISHATEDKDAVARPLAKALKDRGYDVWYDEYSLKLGDSLRRRIDEGLAQCSFGIVVLSKAFFSKEWPKKELDALNARETHQSQKIILPVWHSVTANEIAGFSPMLADRLGVSTSDGLGPVIQQIVDVIGSPDQPGIEAQDEDNAIFSFKERNLRQWQEFLGEIFPQGKPASAAWHNIEDIVSILQKLSSPNLNHSFFPEGGGQDLSGCKKSLEADCIELLWGHNYASIVKPSSLSFESFLNAPSLSYFRLDLKFLKPWSDGIDLTEYQSEELAELFPMEYHNRNVFDAGYYDHDESGNEIRIPEGSRVITRHFSGSFVIFAKGSYYNSASGELDAYRARHNKMTAIQFKQYISAMIEAASRAGFDLEKD from the coding sequence ATGAGTTCCGTTTTCATTTCGCACGCCACTGAGGATAAAGATGCAGTTGCCAGACCCCTCGCAAAAGCTCTCAAGGATCGCGGTTATGACGTTTGGTATGACGAATATAGTTTAAAACTCGGTGACAGCCTAAGACGGAGAATCGATGAGGGCTTGGCTCAGTGCTCTTTCGGAATCGTGGTCCTAAGCAAAGCATTTTTCTCAAAGGAGTGGCCGAAGAAAGAATTGGATGCGCTTAATGCACGTGAGACCCACCAAAGTCAGAAGATTATCCTTCCTGTTTGGCATAGTGTGACAGCCAACGAAATTGCCGGATTTTCTCCAATGCTAGCGGATCGACTGGGCGTGTCCACCTCAGATGGACTAGGTCCTGTGATCCAGCAAATTGTCGATGTTATTGGATCGCCCGATCAGCCAGGAATCGAGGCTCAGGACGAAGACAATGCAATTTTCAGTTTTAAAGAACGAAATCTTCGTCAGTGGCAAGAGTTCCTAGGTGAAATCTTTCCACAAGGTAAGCCAGCATCTGCCGCGTGGCACAACATTGAAGACATTGTTTCAATTCTTCAAAAATTGTCATCACCAAACCTTAATCACAGTTTTTTCCCAGAAGGTGGAGGGCAAGACTTATCTGGCTGCAAAAAGTCCCTAGAAGCGGATTGTATTGAACTTTTGTGGGGACACAACTATGCATCAATCGTAAAACCATCGTCTCTGAGTTTTGAAAGCTTTCTGAATGCGCCGAGTCTTTCCTACTTTCGCCTAGATCTCAAATTCCTGAAGCCATGGTCGGATGGAATCGATTTAACAGAGTATCAGTCCGAAGAACTCGCGGAGCTTTTCCCAATGGAATATCACAACAGAAATGTTTTTGATGCAGGGTATTATGACCACGACGAGAGCGGAAATGAAATTCGCATTCCAGAAGGATCTAGAGTGATTACTCGGCACTTCAGCGGGAGTTTTGTCATCTTTGCCAAAGGCAGTTATTACAATTCCGCGAGTGGGGAACTCGATGCCTATCGCGCTCGGCACAATAAGATGACTGCAATTCAATTCAAGCAATACATCTCAGCCATGATTGAGGCAGCATCAAGAGCCGGGTTTGACTTAGAAAAAGATTAG
- a CDS encoding neutral/alkaline non-lysosomal ceramidase N-terminal domain-containing protein yields the protein MRCLWITLVLVSGVFNTASLVHGQGFRAGAATSNITPELGIDIVGNFAASYAIHVHDELHARCLVLDDGNSKLAFVVCDLLGMHRQVSIEARRLIKEAVGIEPENVMISATHTHSAGNALGDSRYVVDQPLNDYQQFVARRIADGVRRAHHLLRPAQLAFGRVEAPEHVFNRRWLMREGTAPVNPFGQVDKVKMNPPRAHQDLVEPAGPIDPTVSFIALREPEGPLISVFAAYSLHYVGGVKSHEISADYFAVFCEALKKFQPEIDPVTGIPFVAMMANGTSGDINNVNFREPGEKRQPYEQMQQVGQDLAKKVHQAIGQLSWKDQAKLSARYREVEIGRKPISEDLIAWAKETRAKADTNANRIKGKTDLSQIYATRVLALAEVTSRTVPIILQHLKIGDIGIGTFPTETFAETGLEFKKLSPMPNAFMVELAHGYHGYLPTPRHFELGGYETWPGTNHLEAQASVKMLEALLEMAGEE from the coding sequence ATGCGCTGCTTATGGATCACTCTTGTTTTGGTGTCGGGCGTTTTCAACACCGCCTCTTTGGTCCACGGCCAGGGGTTTCGTGCAGGAGCCGCCACCAGCAATATTACGCCTGAGTTGGGCATCGACATCGTGGGCAACTTTGCAGCAAGTTATGCCATTCATGTGCATGACGAGCTGCATGCCCGCTGTCTGGTTCTGGATGATGGGAACAGCAAATTGGCTTTCGTCGTCTGCGATCTGCTGGGCATGCACCGGCAGGTCAGCATCGAAGCGCGACGGCTGATTAAAGAGGCCGTGGGAATTGAGCCAGAGAACGTGATGATTTCCGCCACGCATACCCATTCAGCGGGCAATGCGCTGGGTGACAGCCGTTATGTGGTGGATCAGCCTTTGAACGACTATCAGCAGTTTGTGGCGCGCCGCATTGCCGATGGCGTGAGACGCGCTCATCATTTATTGAGGCCCGCGCAGCTGGCCTTTGGGCGTGTGGAAGCACCTGAGCATGTGTTCAACCGGCGCTGGCTGATGCGAGAGGGCACCGCTCCGGTGAATCCGTTTGGGCAAGTCGACAAGGTGAAGATGAATCCTCCACGCGCCCACCAGGATCTCGTGGAACCGGCCGGACCCATCGATCCCACGGTGTCGTTCATCGCCCTTCGTGAACCTGAGGGGCCGCTCATTTCGGTCTTTGCCGCCTACTCGCTCCACTATGTTGGCGGAGTCAAAAGCCACGAGATTTCGGCAGATTACTTCGCCGTGTTTTGTGAAGCGCTCAAAAAATTCCAGCCTGAAATCGACCCTGTGACCGGCATTCCTTTTGTGGCGATGATGGCCAATGGCACCAGTGGTGACATCAACAATGTCAACTTCCGTGAGCCGGGAGAAAAACGCCAGCCTTATGAACAGATGCAGCAGGTTGGGCAGGATCTCGCGAAGAAGGTCCATCAGGCCATCGGTCAACTGTCTTGGAAAGATCAGGCGAAGTTGTCCGCACGTTATCGGGAAGTCGAAATCGGCAGGAAGCCGATCAGTGAGGATCTGATTGCCTGGGCAAAAGAGACGCGTGCCAAGGCCGATACCAACGCGAACCGCATCAAGGGCAAAACCGACCTGTCCCAGATCTATGCCACGCGGGTGCTGGCCCTTGCTGAGGTCACCAGCAGGACGGTGCCCATCATTTTGCAGCATTTGAAGATCGGCGACATCGGCATTGGCACCTTCCCTACCGAGACCTTTGCCGAGACCGGGCTTGAGTTCAAAAAACTCAGTCCAATGCCGAACGCCTTCATGGTGGAACTGGCGCACGGTTATCACGGCTATCTGCCAACCCCGCGCCATTTTGAACTGGGCGGTTATGAAACCTGGCCCGGCACGAATCACCTTGAGGCACAAGCCAGCGTCAAAATGCTGGAGGCCTTGCTGGAGATGGCTGGAGAGGAGTGA
- a CDS encoding YMGG-like glycine zipper-containing protein → MNICLPKTIAAVTALTLLSGCANIQDDGTRTRTEGALAGSVLGGIAGGIIGHQSGRGWEGAAIGAAAGGLTGLAIGNHVANKKAAYRDEEAWLDACIARATQVNRDAVAYNNRLSNRIASLRSQVAAARASNNRSELRRLQTTVVTLRRETREQVELVDTEIDAQGEVVSETGSSNLRSRVSSLKSTRSSLRSNEERLADLGNQIDV, encoded by the coding sequence ATGAATATCTGTTTGCCAAAGACCATCGCCGCCGTCACCGCACTCACCCTGCTGTCAGGGTGCGCCAACATTCAGGATGACGGCACCCGCACCCGCACCGAAGGCGCACTCGCCGGTTCCGTTCTCGGCGGGATCGCCGGCGGCATCATCGGACACCAAAGCGGACGCGGCTGGGAAGGTGCCGCCATCGGTGCCGCTGCTGGTGGACTCACCGGACTCGCCATTGGCAACCACGTCGCCAACAAAAAAGCCGCCTATCGCGACGAAGAAGCCTGGCTCGACGCCTGCATTGCCCGGGCCACCCAGGTCAACCGTGACGCCGTCGCTTACAACAACCGCCTGAGCAACCGCATCGCCAGCCTCCGCTCGCAGGTCGCCGCCGCCCGCGCCAGCAACAACCGCAGCGAACTTCGTCGCCTTCAAACCACCGTGGTTACCCTTCGCAGGGAGACCCGCGAACAGGTGGAGCTGGTGGACACCGAGATCGACGCCCAGGGCGAAGTGGTCAGCGAAACCGGCAGCAGCAACCTTCGTTCCCGCGTCAGCAGCCTGAAGAGCACCCGCTCCTCGCTGCGCAGCAACGAAGAACGCCTCGCCGACCTTGGTAACCAAATCGACGTCTAA
- the mpl gene encoding UDP-N-acetylmuramate:L-alanyl-gamma-D-glutamyl-meso-diaminopimelate ligase, with product MIKFKKFHFIGICGTAMGSVAAAFRERGYAISGSDDAVYPPMSTLLENLGVEIAKGYKPENLPPDADLYVIGNAVSRGNPEVEAVLEQKLPYTSLPEVLQWEVLQGKRNFVVSGTHGKTTTTSMLTWLLEENLKNPGYMIGGVPGNFEVGARFTDSEFFVIEGDEYDSAFFDKRSKFLRYLPEVVIVNNIEFDHADIFNSLDDILLSFSRLLRVVPKSGCVLLNGDAETCRSLIAACPAPVVTVGLGKDCDRRIVIKKAKPDHTDFTLNGVAFTVPMVGEFNVRNAAMAICAAQFAGLDDEEIRAAMLKFKGVQRRQTVVGEVNGITVIDDFGHHPTAIREALKGLKQMYPKRRLWALFEPRSNTSKRNTLQAELIEALSEADGSIIASVHAPEKVAEGLRLDVDAVAAAVKANGRESYHETGVDAIIERLKKGAKSGDVAVVFSNGGFDGIHKKLLERL from the coding sequence ATGATCAAGTTCAAAAAATTTCATTTCATTGGCATTTGCGGCACGGCGATGGGCTCGGTGGCGGCGGCGTTTCGTGAGCGGGGGTATGCAATCTCGGGTTCGGACGATGCGGTTTATCCACCGATGTCGACGCTGCTGGAGAATCTGGGCGTGGAGATCGCCAAGGGCTACAAACCAGAAAATTTGCCGCCGGATGCGGACCTTTATGTGATTGGCAATGCGGTGTCGCGCGGCAATCCAGAGGTGGAGGCGGTGCTGGAGCAGAAGCTGCCGTATACGTCGCTGCCGGAGGTGTTGCAGTGGGAGGTGTTGCAAGGGAAACGCAATTTTGTGGTGTCGGGCACGCACGGGAAAACGACGACGACCTCCATGTTGACCTGGCTGCTGGAGGAGAATTTGAAGAATCCGGGGTATATGATCGGCGGGGTGCCGGGGAACTTCGAGGTGGGGGCGCGGTTTACGGATTCGGAGTTTTTTGTGATCGAAGGCGATGAGTATGACTCGGCGTTTTTTGACAAACGCTCGAAGTTTTTGCGCTACCTGCCTGAGGTGGTGATCGTGAACAACATTGAATTTGATCACGCGGACATCTTCAATTCGCTGGATGACATTTTGTTGTCGTTTAGCCGGTTGCTGCGGGTGGTGCCGAAGAGCGGGTGCGTGTTGTTGAACGGGGATGCGGAAACGTGCCGGTCGTTGATCGCGGCTTGTCCGGCTCCGGTGGTGACGGTGGGGCTTGGAAAAGATTGTGATCGGCGGATTGTGATCAAAAAGGCGAAGCCGGATCATACGGATTTCACTTTGAACGGCGTGGCGTTTACGGTGCCAATGGTGGGGGAATTCAATGTGCGGAATGCGGCGATGGCGATTTGCGCGGCGCAGTTCGCGGGATTGGACGATGAAGAGATCCGCGCGGCAATGCTGAAGTTCAAAGGGGTGCAGCGTCGGCAGACGGTGGTGGGCGAGGTGAACGGGATCACGGTGATCGATGACTTTGGGCATCATCCGACGGCGATTCGCGAGGCGTTGAAGGGGTTAAAGCAAATGTATCCGAAACGTCGTTTGTGGGCGTTGTTTGAGCCGAGATCGAATACCAGCAAGCGCAACACCTTGCAGGCGGAGTTGATTGAGGCGCTGAGCGAGGCGGACGGGAGCATCATTGCGTCGGTGCATGCGCCGGAGAAGGTGGCGGAAGGGTTGAGGCTGGACGTCGATGCGGTGGCGGCGGCGGTGAAGGCGAACGGACGGGAGTCGTATCACGAGACTGGAGTGGACGCGATCATTGAGCGGTTGAAGAAGGGCGCGAAGAGCGGCGATGTGGCGGTGGTGTTCAGCAATGGCGGTTTTGATGGCATCCACAAGAAGCTGCTGGAGCGTCTATGA